Proteins co-encoded in one Deltaproteobacteria bacterium genomic window:
- a CDS encoding GMC family oxidoreductase N-terminal domain-containing protein, with protein MPEPLPKAASPTAAAIAVCRAIVPRGRAIAGVTEAEVERMYAELGALHARVPQLFNGACALLDSAAVARTGQRFARLASDRQQTLLAEWLAGGGPVGALLGLVASAVKLFYFDGPELCEHFGVPHDKAPRQAEPAPRFAQQVVRGCDLDEEELETDVLVIGSGASGAVVAKELAERGHAVLVVESGRYFQRQDFKGQALHAFRTVYDWRVQNLVLGNLFVPVPAGRTVGGSTTINTATCLRPPAWVHRRWVEEGLPELSEERMAPFFDEVETRLEVAPTPERYWGRGVERMARVAEARGFVHGPLPRNAPGCDGQNTCDMGCPSGGKGSMDRTFIPAALRAGALLLTETTLEQLVIRQGKVRGAVVRSHGKGLRVRARTVVLACGSFNTPRILWEHDLGGEAVGRGLTIHPSGSVSARLPEVVRGFDVLVSSPYGITHFQDRGLLLVAANLPLDMAAIPLQLVGRELVAELEAYDRFATYGAMIAETSRGRLRRGPRGQVLTSYFLNDGDVTRLHEGLSLIADLYFEAGAQAVFPAVRTWPVLRSRAELDRFRAARLSASDLVLSAFHPLGTCRMGRDPRSAVVGPDYRLRGLDGLYLVDGSVVPGPIAVNSQITIMAFARRAVETIHRALTSTRAEGQAAN; from the coding sequence ATGCCCGAACCCCTCCCGAAAGCGGCTTCTCCGACGGCTGCGGCGATCGCCGTCTGCCGCGCCATCGTGCCGCGCGGCCGCGCGATCGCGGGGGTCACCGAGGCCGAGGTCGAGCGCATGTACGCCGAGCTCGGGGCGCTGCACGCGCGGGTTCCGCAGCTCTTCAACGGGGCCTGCGCGCTCCTCGACAGCGCGGCGGTGGCGCGCACCGGTCAGCGTTTCGCGCGGCTCGCGAGCGACCGGCAGCAGACCCTGCTCGCCGAGTGGCTCGCGGGGGGCGGCCCGGTGGGGGCGCTGCTCGGGCTCGTCGCCTCGGCGGTCAAGCTCTTCTACTTCGACGGGCCGGAGCTCTGCGAGCACTTCGGGGTCCCGCACGACAAGGCCCCGCGGCAGGCCGAGCCCGCCCCGCGCTTCGCGCAGCAGGTGGTGCGCGGCTGCGACCTCGACGAGGAGGAGCTCGAGACGGACGTGCTGGTGATCGGCTCGGGGGCCTCGGGGGCCGTGGTGGCCAAGGAGCTGGCCGAGCGGGGGCACGCCGTCCTCGTGGTGGAGTCCGGCCGCTACTTCCAGCGCCAGGACTTCAAGGGGCAGGCGCTGCACGCGTTCCGCACCGTCTACGACTGGCGCGTCCAGAATCTCGTCCTCGGCAACCTCTTCGTGCCGGTCCCAGCGGGGCGCACGGTAGGCGGCTCCACGACGATCAACACGGCGACCTGTCTGCGTCCGCCGGCGTGGGTGCATCGGCGGTGGGTCGAGGAGGGGCTTCCCGAGCTCTCCGAGGAGCGCATGGCGCCCTTCTTCGACGAGGTCGAGACGCGGCTCGAGGTGGCGCCGACGCCGGAGAGGTACTGGGGGCGCGGCGTGGAGCGGATGGCCCGGGTGGCCGAGGCGCGCGGCTTCGTGCACGGGCCGCTGCCGCGTAACGCTCCCGGTTGCGACGGCCAGAACACCTGCGACATGGGCTGTCCGTCGGGGGGCAAGGGGTCGATGGACCGCACCTTCATCCCCGCGGCGCTGCGCGCGGGGGCGCTGCTGCTGACCGAGACCACTCTCGAGCAGCTCGTGATCCGTCAGGGGAAGGTGCGGGGCGCGGTGGTGCGCTCGCACGGCAAGGGCCTTCGCGTGCGGGCGCGGACCGTGGTGCTGGCCTGCGGGAGCTTCAACACCCCTCGCATCCTCTGGGAGCACGACCTCGGGGGCGAGGCCGTGGGGCGCGGCCTGACCATCCACCCCTCGGGGTCGGTCTCCGCGCGGCTCCCCGAGGTGGTGCGGGGCTTCGACGTGCTCGTCTCGTCGCCCTACGGCATCACCCACTTTCAGGACCGGGGCCTGCTCCTCGTGGCGGCCAACCTGCCGCTCGACATGGCGGCCATCCCGCTGCAGCTCGTGGGGCGCGAGCTCGTGGCGGAGCTCGAGGCCTACGACCGCTTCGCCACCTACGGCGCGATGATCGCCGAGACCAGCCGGGGAAGGCTGCGGCGCGGTCCCAGGGGGCAGGTGCTCACGAGCTACTTCCTGAACGACGGGGACGTGACGCGGCTGCACGAGGGGCTGTCGCTCATCGCGGACCTCTACTTCGAGGCCGGGGCGCAGGCGGTCTTTCCGGCGGTGCGCACCTGGCCCGTGCTGCGCAGCCGCGCCGAGCTGGATCGCTTCCGGGCGGCGCGGCTCTCGGCCTCGGACCTGGTGCTGAGCGCCTTCCACCCGCTCGGCACCTGTCGCATGGGGCGCGACCCCCGAAGCGCGGTGGTGGGACCGGACTACCGGCTCCGCGGGCTGGACGGGCTCTACCTCGTCGACGGGAGCGTGGTGCCCGGCCCGATTGCAGTGAACTCCCAAATCACGATCATGGCCTTCGCGCGCCGTGCGGTGGAGACGATCCACCGGGCGCTGACGTCCACCCGGGCCGAGGGCCAGGCCGCGAACTGA
- the glgP gene encoding alpha-glucan family phosphorylase produces MSTIRKFVVVPALPGRLEPLRTLAFNLWWCWSHDAISLFQRLEPDLWESSLHNPVRVLGSIRQERLEEVAHDEGFLSHMQRVAQQLERYKKASTWYERHYGDDPLNIAYFSAEYGLTESLAIYSGGLGILAGDHIKSSSDLGLPLVGVGLLYRVGYFQQYLNVDGWQQERFPENDFFNLPLKLVRGEAGAPITVPVELAGRTVVAQVWHLAVGRVPIYLLDTNLEQNSLADREITAQLYGGDTEMRMQQEILLGIGGQRLLALLGIEPTVCHMNEGHSAFQALERIRRVMLRTGASFTEARLTTSAGNVFTTHTPVPAGNDMFAAELVDKYLRDYWPKLGLDRDGFLGLGRIDPRDTAEPFCMTVLALRCAAYSNGVSRLHGEVSRKMWAGIWPGLPEDEVPIASVTNGVHTMSWISGDMVELFDRYLGPRWRDFDTGAAAWERVAAIPDEELWRIHERQRARLVNFARRRLAAQLQRRGEPLAEVEHAREVLDPEALTIGFARRFATYKRAYLLFRDLERLKRIVGDHDRPVQVVIAGKAHPRDAAGKELIRQVIHHARDPLLRRRIVFLEDYGMHVARRLVRGCDVWLNTPRRPMEASGTSGMKVPPNGGINMSILDGWWPEAVEAHNGWAIGHGEVYEDHQMQDEVESHAIYDLLEKEVVPLFYDRGRDGLPRGWIARMKGSIRTVCPAFNTDRMVADYMQRFYHPASRRMLRLSGDNLRRARDLAEWLGRLRAHWAEISIRQVRSDTVGELEVGAALRVTAVVHLGTLTPEEVAVQLYHGPLDGQGRIKKGSAITMGYLESLGEGEHLYAGAIPCRMSGQHGHSLRVLPAHADLVHPYFPAMIHWG; encoded by the coding sequence ATGTCGACCATTCGCAAGTTCGTGGTCGTGCCTGCGCTGCCGGGGAGGCTCGAGCCCCTGCGCACGCTGGCGTTCAACCTCTGGTGGTGCTGGTCCCACGACGCCATCTCGCTCTTCCAGCGCCTCGAGCCCGACCTCTGGGAGAGCTCGCTGCACAATCCCGTGCGGGTGCTGGGTTCGATTCGCCAGGAGCGCCTCGAGGAGGTGGCCCACGACGAAGGCTTCCTCTCGCACATGCAGCGGGTTGCGCAGCAGCTCGAGCGCTACAAGAAGGCCTCTACCTGGTACGAACGGCACTACGGTGACGACCCGCTGAACATCGCGTACTTCTCGGCGGAGTACGGGCTGACCGAGAGCCTGGCGATCTATTCGGGGGGCCTCGGGATCCTCGCCGGCGATCACATCAAGTCCAGCTCCGACCTCGGGCTCCCCCTCGTCGGCGTGGGCCTCCTCTACCGCGTGGGCTACTTCCAGCAGTACCTGAACGTGGACGGGTGGCAGCAGGAGCGCTTCCCCGAGAACGACTTCTTCAACCTGCCGCTCAAGCTCGTGCGCGGAGAGGCGGGGGCGCCGATCACGGTCCCCGTCGAGCTCGCCGGACGGACGGTCGTGGCGCAGGTCTGGCACCTCGCTGTGGGGCGCGTGCCGATCTACCTGCTCGACACGAACCTCGAGCAGAACAGCCTCGCGGACCGCGAGATCACCGCGCAGCTCTACGGTGGCGACACCGAGATGCGCATGCAGCAGGAGATCCTGCTCGGGATCGGCGGACAGCGGCTGCTCGCGCTCCTCGGCATCGAGCCGACCGTTTGCCACATGAACGAAGGGCACTCGGCGTTCCAGGCCCTCGAGCGCATCCGGCGGGTCATGCTGCGGACGGGGGCGAGCTTCACCGAGGCGCGGCTCACCACCTCCGCGGGCAACGTCTTCACCACGCACACCCCCGTGCCGGCCGGGAACGACATGTTCGCGGCGGAGCTCGTGGACAAGTACCTGCGCGACTACTGGCCCAAGCTCGGGCTGGATCGCGACGGCTTCCTCGGGCTCGGCCGCATCGACCCGCGGGACACCGCCGAGCCCTTCTGCATGACCGTGCTCGCGCTGCGCTGCGCGGCCTACAGCAACGGGGTGAGCCGCCTGCACGGCGAGGTCTCGCGCAAGATGTGGGCGGGGATCTGGCCCGGCCTGCCCGAGGACGAGGTCCCGATCGCGTCGGTGACCAACGGCGTGCACACTATGAGCTGGATCTCCGGGGACATGGTGGAGCTCTTCGACCGGTACCTCGGGCCGAGGTGGCGCGACTTCGACACCGGAGCCGCGGCGTGGGAACGCGTGGCGGCGATCCCCGACGAGGAGCTCTGGCGCATCCACGAGCGGCAGCGCGCGCGGCTGGTCAACTTCGCGCGGCGGCGGCTGGCGGCGCAGCTCCAGCGGCGCGGCGAGCCCCTCGCGGAGGTGGAGCACGCGCGCGAGGTGCTGGACCCCGAGGCGCTGACGATCGGCTTCGCGCGACGCTTCGCCACCTACAAGCGCGCGTATCTGCTCTTCCGGGACCTCGAGCGACTGAAGCGCATCGTCGGGGATCACGACCGACCCGTGCAGGTGGTCATCGCCGGCAAGGCGCACCCACGCGACGCGGCGGGCAAGGAACTCATCCGGCAGGTGATCCATCACGCGCGGGACCCCCTGCTCCGGCGGCGCATCGTTTTCCTCGAGGACTACGGGATGCACGTGGCGCGCAGGCTGGTGCGGGGGTGCGACGTGTGGCTGAACACGCCCCGGCGGCCGATGGAGGCGAGCGGCACGAGCGGCATGAAGGTCCCGCCGAACGGCGGCATCAACATGTCGATCCTCGACGGGTGGTGGCCCGAGGCGGTCGAGGCGCACAACGGGTGGGCCATCGGCCACGGGGAGGTCTACGAGGACCACCAGATGCAGGACGAGGTGGAGTCGCACGCCATCTACGACCTGCTCGAGAAGGAGGTGGTGCCGCTCTTCTACGACCGCGGCAGGGACGGGCTGCCTCGCGGTTGGATCGCGCGCATGAAGGGCTCGATCCGCACCGTCTGTCCGGCCTTCAACACCGACCGCATGGTGGCCGACTACATGCAGCGCTTCTACCATCCGGCGAGTCGACGCATGCTGCGTCTCTCGGGGGACAACCTGCGACGGGCCCGCGACCTCGCCGAGTGGCTGGGGCGACTGCGCGCCCACTGGGCGGAGATCTCCATCCGGCAGGTGCGCTCCGACACCGTCGGAGAGCTCGAGGTGGGGGCGGCGCTGCGGGTCACGGCGGTGGTCCACCTCGGGACGCTCACCCCCGAGGAAGTGGCCGTGCAGCTCTACCACGGGCCCCTCGACGGGCAGGGCCGCATCAAGAAGGGGTCGGCCATCACCATGGGCTACCTCGAGTCTCTCGGGGAGGGCGAGCACCTCTACGCCGGGGCCATTCCGTGTCGCATGAGCGGGCAGCACGGCCACTCGCTCCGGGTGCTCCCCGCGCATGCGGATCTCGTGCATCCCTATTTCCCGGCCATGATCCACTGGGGCTGA
- a CDS encoding S1 family peptidase, which produces MRRSSGPLMLRLLTAAFMLGQAACAGDSAHPETQLTSRTSAIVNGAPESGFAAVGAIVVAGTGSNSGCTATLVGRRTLITAGHCVAGQGPVVFYPSGLQGPRFAAATVTMHPSYVGGNDADLAVVRLMEDVGGIEPVELATRAPRVGESVVLVGFGKPLEGQGSFGVKRRATNTVGTVTDQLFTVYGAAASAGNICDGDSGGPTFALREGRPILLGVHSTKGGSCGDEGNDMRVDIFRAWITRQVALERAPRAAGDHDLGDVLILSPTSGFEAADRVEVSVLASSPALLRVDLLVDGTVAASKRQAPFRFEIGPLRGGNRVLQAVVQTHGGSVASALVTVRVRGGDSVSAGAGTFGTACTESQQCGSKLCFGTSEERAGYCTQACTANSACGAGYHCVERICRPRLDAGDFGAACQTANDCSTGLCLVDPLTNLSYCTARCNKSGAACAAGATCLPDGADAVCGPPADLADRVGGCRLGAGGGRDLGLLLPLLLGLALFFARRR; this is translated from the coding sequence ATGCGACGCTCCAGCGGTCCCCTGATGCTCCGGCTACTGACCGCGGCCTTCATGCTCGGCCAGGCGGCCTGCGCGGGGGACTCCGCGCACCCCGAGACCCAGTTGACGAGTCGTACCTCGGCCATCGTTAACGGTGCGCCGGAGTCGGGCTTCGCCGCGGTCGGGGCGATCGTCGTGGCGGGGACCGGCTCGAACTCGGGCTGCACGGCCACGCTCGTCGGGCGCCGCACGCTGATCACGGCGGGTCACTGCGTGGCGGGGCAGGGGCCGGTGGTCTTCTACCCCTCCGGTCTGCAAGGGCCCCGCTTCGCCGCGGCGACCGTCACGATGCACCCGAGCTACGTGGGTGGCAACGATGCCGACCTGGCGGTGGTGCGGCTGATGGAGGACGTCGGCGGGATCGAGCCGGTCGAGCTCGCCACGCGCGCGCCGCGAGTGGGCGAGAGCGTCGTGCTCGTGGGGTTCGGCAAGCCGCTCGAGGGGCAGGGCAGCTTCGGCGTCAAGCGGCGGGCCACGAACACCGTCGGGACCGTGACGGACCAGCTCTTCACCGTGTACGGCGCGGCGGCCTCCGCCGGAAACATCTGCGACGGCGACTCCGGCGGGCCGACCTTCGCCCTGCGCGAGGGACGGCCCATCCTGCTCGGCGTGCACTCCACCAAGGGTGGGAGCTGCGGCGACGAGGGGAACGACATGCGCGTGGACATCTTTCGCGCGTGGATCACCCGCCAGGTGGCGCTGGAGCGCGCGCCCCGCGCCGCCGGGGACCACGACCTCGGCGACGTGCTGATTCTGAGCCCCACGAGCGGGTTCGAGGCGGCGGATCGCGTGGAGGTCTCGGTGCTGGCCAGCAGCCCCGCGCTGCTGCGGGTGGACCTCCTCGTGGACGGGACGGTGGCGGCGAGCAAGCGCCAGGCTCCGTTCAGGTTCGAGATCGGCCCCCTGCGGGGCGGAAACCGCGTCCTTCAGGCGGTGGTGCAGACGCACGGCGGCAGCGTCGCCTCGGCGCTCGTGACGGTGAGGGTGCGCGGCGGCGACAGCGTCTCGGCGGGGGCCGGAACCTTCGGCACCGCGTGCACGGAGAGCCAGCAGTGCGGCAGCAAGCTCTGCTTCGGCACCTCGGAGGAGCGGGCCGGGTACTGCACGCAGGCCTGCACGGCGAACAGCGCCTGCGGAGCGGGCTACCACTGCGTGGAGCGGATCTGTCGGCCGCGGCTCGACGCGGGGGACTTCGGCGCCGCGTGCCAGACCGCCAACGACTGCAGCACGGGCCTCTGCCTGGTGGACCCGCTCACGAACCTCTCGTACTGCACCGCCCGCTGCAACAAGAGCGGCGCGGCGTGCGCTGCCGGCGCGACCTGTCTCCCCGACGGTGCCGACGCGGTGTGCGGCCCGCCGGCGGACCTCGCCGACCGCGTGGGGGGCTGTCGTCTCGGCGCAGGCGGTGGCCGCGACCTCGGCCTGCTCCTGCCGCTCCTCCTCGGACTCGCCCTCTTCTTCGCCCGCCGGCGCTGA
- a CDS encoding prolipoprotein diacylglyceryl transferase, whose product MLPCLRDVVKIPPLFGVVPIQPFGVLVGIGLVVGYLLARRRAKATGLDPDLCADGMVWTVVVGFVVAHWVSVVFYFPHRIAENPLVLLAFWSGLSSFGGFVGGLLGAYWYFARRRKVSLLEYADAIIFGLMPGWIFGRLGCTVVHDHPGRPTSFFMGVKCGALPEHDLGLYEMLYTIVLTGVLYALKGVRPFPGFHPGLMMLLYAPVRFALDYLRVEDKTYLGFTPGQYSAVLMGAAGIALMAYGRHVKNRPAKKEPARTKPAKARGR is encoded by the coding sequence GTGCTGCCCTGTCTACGCGACGTCGTCAAGATCCCGCCGCTCTTCGGCGTGGTGCCTATTCAGCCCTTCGGGGTGCTCGTGGGGATCGGGCTCGTGGTCGGCTACCTGCTGGCGCGGCGGCGGGCGAAGGCCACCGGTCTCGACCCCGACCTCTGCGCCGACGGCATGGTCTGGACCGTCGTGGTGGGGTTCGTCGTCGCGCACTGGGTCTCGGTCGTCTTCTACTTCCCGCACCGCATCGCGGAGAACCCGCTCGTCCTGCTCGCCTTCTGGAGCGGGCTCTCCTCCTTCGGCGGCTTCGTCGGGGGACTGCTCGGCGCCTACTGGTACTTCGCCCGGCGCCGGAAGGTCTCGCTCCTCGAGTACGCCGACGCGATCATCTTCGGGCTGATGCCGGGCTGGATCTTCGGTCGACTGGGCTGCACCGTGGTCCACGACCATCCGGGGCGCCCGACGAGTTTCTTCATGGGCGTGAAGTGCGGCGCGCTCCCCGAGCACGACCTCGGGCTCTACGAGATGCTCTACACCATCGTGCTCACCGGGGTGCTCTACGCCCTGAAGGGGGTCCGTCCCTTCCCGGGGTTTCATCCGGGGCTGATGATGCTGCTCTATGCGCCGGTCCGGTTCGCTCTCGACTACCTGCGGGTCGAGGACAAGACCTACCTCGGCTTCACGCCGGGGCAGTACTCGGCGGTGCTCATGGGGGCCGCGGGGATCGCGCTGATGGCCTACGGACGCCACGTGAAGAACAGGCCTGCGAAGAAGGAGCCGGCGCGCACGAAGCCGGCCAAGGCGCGCGGGCGATAA
- a CDS encoding GtrA family protein has translation MRKLVYRFLSKEQRRFIKFCLVGASGVPVNLVFTWLGYRMAFTGLDEGWRKAAAFALGIVLSIFTNFLLNDVWTWRDRPKGERQVLGRLGRFYLVCSAASAVQFGTAMALTLGLRFHYLVAQLFGIALATAVNYVANNLWTFKAKPELLADESRPVAPGPRATAPTPAPASAGKPQP, from the coding sequence ATGCGGAAACTGGTCTACCGCTTCCTGTCCAAGGAGCAGCGTCGCTTCATCAAGTTCTGCTTGGTGGGGGCGAGCGGTGTGCCGGTGAACCTGGTCTTCACCTGGCTCGGCTATCGCATGGCCTTCACCGGCCTCGACGAGGGGTGGCGCAAGGCCGCGGCCTTCGCGCTGGGCATCGTCCTCTCCATCTTCACCAACTTCCTGCTCAACGACGTGTGGACCTGGCGGGACCGTCCGAAGGGCGAGCGGCAGGTCCTCGGCCGCCTCGGGCGCTTCTACCTCGTCTGCTCGGCGGCCTCGGCGGTGCAGTTCGGCACCGCGATGGCGCTCACCCTCGGGTTGCGCTTCCATTACCTCGTGGCCCAGCTCTTCGGGATCGCGCTCGCCACGGCCGTGAACTACGTGGCGAACAACCTGTGGACCTTCAAGGCCAAGCCCGAGTTGCTGGCCGACGAGAGCCGACCCGTGGCTCCGGGACCGCGCGCGACGGCTCCCACGCCGGCGCCGGCCTCGGCGGGCAAGCCCCAGCCGTAG
- a CDS encoding 1-acyl-sn-glycerol-3-phosphate acyltransferase, whose product MQDLRRPEQRSEPVTWEPALVEPTPAATDPVAPSPSVETIYERNAASASATVPAAARADKKRGLPLWLGRADVLGTFGLCTVWGYVHTWSLPILLPLTKRYRRERLMSRLNDMPGWARFCLKHLLQVDVTVVGQELLPEDDRGHMYICNHQSYVDIIVLMDALNTTAFLAKQMVKRFPVIGLAAYSGGSIFVERKDKDSRRRALEATIRMCRESTGVIVFPEGTRSADGTISGQPHPGAIKAAYEHGIKIIPIGLDGTTDICPKSMDRVNRGRDVAVTIGAPLDPHDYDSAEAWVAAVWDRVSALYAQSARRVA is encoded by the coding sequence ATGCAGGATCTGCGTCGCCCGGAGCAGCGGTCGGAGCCCGTGACCTGGGAGCCGGCATTGGTCGAACCCACGCCTGCCGCGACGGACCCCGTCGCCCCGTCTCCCTCGGTCGAGACGATCTACGAACGCAACGCCGCCTCTGCCTCCGCCACCGTTCCCGCCGCCGCTCGCGCCGATAAGAAGCGCGGGCTGCCACTCTGGCTCGGCCGCGCCGACGTCCTCGGCACCTTCGGCTTGTGCACCGTCTGGGGCTACGTCCACACCTGGAGCCTGCCCATCCTGCTGCCGCTCACCAAGCGCTACCGGCGCGAACGGCTCATGAGCCGGCTCAACGACATGCCCGGCTGGGCGCGCTTCTGCCTCAAGCACCTGCTGCAGGTGGACGTCACCGTCGTGGGACAGGAGCTCCTGCCCGAGGACGACCGCGGCCACATGTACATCTGCAACCACCAGAGCTACGTGGACATCATCGTGCTCATGGACGCGCTGAACACGACGGCGTTTCTGGCCAAGCAGATGGTGAAGCGCTTTCCCGTGATCGGTCTCGCCGCCTACTCGGGCGGCTCCATCTTCGTGGAGCGCAAGGACAAGGACAGCCGGCGCCGCGCGCTCGAGGCCACGATTCGCATGTGCCGCGAGTCCACCGGGGTCATCGTCTTCCCCGAGGGGACGCGCTCGGCGGACGGCACGATCAGCGGACAGCCCCACCCGGGCGCGATCAAGGCCGCCTACGAGCACGGCATCAAGATCATCCCCATCGGCCTCGACGGCACGACGGACATCTGCCCGAAGTCCATGGACCGCGTGAATCGCGGACGCGACGTGGCGGTGACGATCGGCGCGCCGCTCGACCCGCACGACTACGACAGCGCCGAGGCCTGGGTCGCGGCGGTGTGGGATCGCGTGAGCGCGCTCTACGCGCAGAGCGCCCGTCGCGTCGCGTAG
- a CDS encoding sigma-70 family RNA polymerase sigma factor has translation MNLRERWLVHRLQQRDERAFREMVRTYEAQVFNLVFRMLGNRQEAEDLAQDVFLTVFKSIDSFRGDSKLSTWLYRIAVNTCKNRYKYLARRRHNALQPLDEASEREAAAQDQGGPTIPLQAHLSRPDHLVEGRALEAALQRELENLEEEHRLLIVLRDVQGLSYQEIAAITQLPEGTVKSRLHRARMALKERLEKYM, from the coding sequence ATGAATCTCCGGGAGCGCTGGCTCGTCCACCGGCTGCAGCAGCGGGATGAGCGCGCCTTCCGCGAGATGGTGCGGACCTACGAGGCCCAGGTCTTCAACCTGGTCTTCCGCATGCTCGGCAACCGGCAAGAGGCAGAGGACCTGGCGCAAGACGTCTTTCTCACCGTCTTCAAGTCCATCGACAGCTTCAGAGGCGACAGCAAGCTGAGCACCTGGCTCTACCGTATCGCCGTCAACACCTGCAAGAACCGCTACAAGTACCTCGCGCGGCGGCGACACAACGCCCTGCAACCCCTCGACGAGGCCAGCGAGCGCGAGGCGGCGGCGCAAGACCAGGGCGGCCCCACGATCCCCTTGCAGGCGCACCTGAGCCGCCCCGATCACCTCGTCGAGGGGCGCGCGCTCGAGGCGGCGCTGCAACGCGAGCTCGAGAATCTGGAGGAAGAACACCGCCTGCTCATCGTGCTCCGCGACGTGCAGGGGCTGAGCTACCAGGAGATCGCAGCCATCACCCAGCTGCCCGAGGGGACCGTGAAGTCGCGCCTGCACCGCGCGCGCATGGCCCTCAAGGAGCGGCTGGAGAAGTACATGTGA
- a CDS encoding zf-HC2 domain-containing protein has product MDHQRANELFSEYLEGELPPEEKQAVEEHLAGCDTCRAELEAFRTTLRGLSGLHTLPPPTDFAHQVEQRIHRRSRGRFFGDDRTLSRIPFEWLSFALIVFVLAMYVLLMLDSKKVATPPKGGSGPAARSGDGGKATPPAP; this is encoded by the coding sequence ATGGACCATCAGCGCGCAAACGAGCTGTTCAGCGAGTACCTCGAGGGAGAGCTCCCGCCCGAGGAGAAGCAGGCGGTCGAGGAGCACCTCGCCGGCTGCGACACCTGTCGCGCGGAGCTCGAGGCCTTCCGCACGACGCTGCGAGGCCTGTCGGGGCTGCACACCCTGCCGCCGCCGACGGACTTCGCCCATCAGGTGGAGCAGCGCATCCACCGCCGCTCGCGCGGGCGCTTCTTCGGCGACGACCGCACGCTCAGCCGCATCCCCTTCGAGTGGCTCTCCTTCGCGCTCATCGTCTTCGTGCTCGCCATGTACGTTCTGCTGATGCTCGATTCGAAAAAGGTGGCTACCCCGCCGAAGGGGGGCAGCGGGCCCGCCGCGCGGTCCGGTGACGGCGGGAAGGCGACTCCGCCCGCCCCGTGA